Proteins encoded within one genomic window of Akkermansiaceae bacterium:
- a CDS encoding PmoA family protein, translating to MKTHSLLCLAAACAAMVCPAAAAFSVKDSPAEGHLDILEDGRLVGRYMYGRDKSSKNVDFDTAKTYLHVFDAEGKETITKGPGGELPHHRGIFIGWNKLTVDGKADDLWHMKGSEQLHQKFVDEKVDDTGASVTSLVTWKGKSGATLLEERRTMTFRKAAAPAYLLVDFSSTLTAVAGEAKLEGDPEHAGLQFRPANEVDRAKTRFLFPKADAVPMKDLDYPWVVESYVLRGKTYNVAFLNHPENPTGTRFSAYRDYGRFGAFYKTAVQKESPLTLKVRFVVGEGQLPEAAWVQEQANAFTGKSDPVPATTLTESKAKAAPAPKK from the coding sequence ATGAAAACCCATAGCCTCCTCTGCCTGGCCGCCGCGTGCGCGGCAATGGTCTGCCCCGCTGCCGCCGCATTTTCCGTGAAGGACTCTCCGGCGGAGGGCCATCTGGATATCCTGGAGGATGGCCGACTGGTGGGCCGCTACATGTATGGCCGGGACAAGTCGTCGAAGAACGTCGATTTCGACACGGCGAAGACCTACCTCCATGTGTTCGACGCGGAGGGGAAGGAGACGATCACAAAGGGACCGGGCGGTGAGCTTCCCCACCACCGTGGCATCTTCATCGGCTGGAACAAGCTGACGGTCGATGGAAAGGCGGACGACCTGTGGCACATGAAGGGCAGCGAACAACTGCACCAGAAGTTCGTGGACGAGAAGGTGGACGACACCGGCGCCAGCGTCACCTCGCTGGTGACGTGGAAGGGGAAATCCGGTGCGACCTTGCTGGAGGAGCGCCGCACGATGACGTTCCGCAAGGCTGCGGCTCCCGCCTACCTGCTGGTGGATTTCAGCTCGACGCTCACGGCGGTTGCTGGCGAGGCGAAACTGGAGGGAGATCCGGAACACGCGGGCCTGCAGTTCCGCCCGGCGAATGAGGTGGACCGTGCGAAGACGCGCTTCCTTTTCCCGAAGGCGGACGCCGTGCCGATGAAGGACCTGGACTACCCGTGGGTGGTGGAGTCCTACGTCCTGCGCGGGAAGACCTACAACGTCGCCTTTCTGAATCATCCGGAGAACCCCACGGGCACGCGCTTCTCCGCCTACCGGGACTACGGCCGGTTCGGTGCGTTTTACAAAACCGCCGTGCAGAAGGAATCCCCGCTCACCCTGAAGGTCCGCTTCGTGGTCGGTGAAGGCCAGCTCCCCGAGGCCGCCTGGGTGCAGGAGCAGGCGAATGCTTTCACCGGAAAGTCCGATCCGGTGCCGGCGACGACGTTGACCGAGTCCAAGGCGAAAGCCGCCCCCGCGCCGAAGAAGTGA